In Crassostrea angulata isolate pt1a10 chromosome 4, ASM2561291v2, whole genome shotgun sequence, one genomic interval encodes:
- the LOC128179756 gene encoding uncharacterized protein LOC128179756 isoform X1: MALSKYESTRETTNFARIARAILGPCADVLRDVLTKEISPPELKRELHKYLLNCKTPPISQKQKQLVNNGDYSKFDISLIYFLLRNTCSIPPHPKGWGTPPDPSDKSLSANVERIRFLRNEWGHSTDLSLTEPDFERNWKNIFEIVKDLEGYLGTATVYQDALKKLKICCMDPDSIELYIQKLLIVEQLENDFTNLKEEVEQIKKHVMVEPACPMESTLERDTFKQWQDDIVLFVSTRACKEVENKVKSQNLVIVAGHSGYGKSTIIKHIALEYRRQDWIVKLVTGVAEIINVYSSNLFLENKTIFILEDPIGKEALDEIAISSWRIHEEQLKICLKNVKLLICCRKNVLSNYREKGLLKDKANVVDINSDQLKLNSQEKISIWSSHASNKGCLHFEILQGLFQIDAYFPLLCKIFFDNEKYQKMGLRFFKEVDAVFVEEIRSLQKTCKEKYCALVLLVLYNNVMCITDIPETYISEEKFQRALQLCGIPYASPFTIKDSLESLNGLFVKKIGDNFHFYHDLFMEVTTFVFGSEFPSDIIKYADIGILRNRVTIKNSDEQNDPHIIYLKHKHKDLGKRLFTDLFGERLLDVILNPCLRDDQVIKVFIEELENNPEKLEMLLKKIKPLIQKGEFYTKPKGITFSKLNFLNIVREITPLNALIVFCHTEISTHCLNALQNRQIDLKGHLLFSSVCCNGSLDLFKTFWGDWNIKFFLTEKWGPFYPEHTASLFHNFEILRELISLDNNMSMTSSNTANIRTSNIGRSTPLILAASNKTGEYGKNYRENSSETKRNETINILLNKNAEINLCNSNGTSPLYIACQGGHDSTVQLLVSNGAKINLCNEDGISPLFVACQEDHSSTVQLLLNNGAEINLCDEDGTSPLSIACQEGHNIIVQILLRNGPDINLCDKDGTSPLVLACQEGHDSIVDLLLSNGAEFNLCDNDGTSPLFVACQEGYEKTVQLLLGKGAEINLCDENGIGPLFIACQEGYESTVKLLLSEGADVNLCDEDGTSPLYIACQEGHENAFQLLLNKGADINLSDKNRVSPLFKACQKGHDNIVQLLLNNGARAVINLSEKNGITPLYVAFAWRHSKIVQMLLECGADTSVFNDSGPNSFPIDPYEDYKNRGFTLQRNSIFDNIFDSDSYFSLFLFSKVEQMIRIND, from the exons ATGGCCTTATCAAAATACGAATCGACCCGGGAGACTACAAACTTTGCTCGAATTGCCCGTGCTATTTTAGGTCCCTGCGCTGATGTACTGCGAGATGTTCTCACAAAAGAGATATCTCCTCCAGAATTGAAAAGGGAACTTCACAAATACCTTCTAAATTGCAAAACACCTCCAATcagtcaaaaacaaaaacagctCGTCAATAACGGAGATTACTCAAAATTTGACATTTCGTTGATCTACTTTCTCTTAAGAAACACTTGTTCAATTCCTCCCCATCCAAAGGGATGGGGAACCCCTCCAGATCCATCTGATAAAAGTCTGTCGGCAAACGTAGAACGAATTCGTTTTTTAAGAAACGAATGGGGGCATTCAACAGATTTATCTCTTACGGAGCCAGATTTTGAACgaaattggaaaaatattttCGAAATTGTAAAGGATCTGGAAGGTTACCTTGGAACTGCAACTGTGTACCAGGACGCCCTGAAGAAGTTGAAGATTTGCTGTATGGATCCGGATTCAATAGAGctttacatacaaaaattgtTGATTGTTGAACAAttagaaaatgattttaccaaTTTAAAAG AGGAAGTAGAACAGATAAAAAAGCATGTGATGGTCGAGCCAGCGTGTCCAATGG AATCAACACTTGAACGAGACACGTTTAAACAATGGCAAGATGACATCGTTTTATTCGTTTCAACAAGAGCATGTAAAGaggttgaaaataaagtaaaaagtCAAAACTTAGTGATTGTAGCAGGTCACTCGGGATACGGAAAGTCTACCATCATTAAACACATAGCTCTTGAATATAGGCGTCAAGATTGGATTGTGAAACTGGTGACAGGAGTAGCGgaaattataaatgtatattcgTCAAACCTATTTTTAGAGAACAAGACCATTTTCATACTAGAAGACCCAATAGGCAAGGAGGCTTTAGACGAAATTGCCATTAGTTCATGGAGAATACATGAAGAgcaattgaaaatttgtttaaagaacGTCAAACTATTGATATGTtgtagaaaaaatgttttaagcaATTATAGAGAAAAGGgacttttaaaagataaagCCAACGTCGTAGATATCAATAGTgaccaattaaaattaaattcccaAGAGAAAATTAGTATCTGGAGTAGTCACGCGTCAAACAAGGGTTGTCTACATTTTGAGATATTACAAGGACTTTTCCAGATTGACGCGTATTTTCCATTAttgtgcaaaatattttttgacaatgAGAAATATCAAAAAATGGGATTAAGATTTTTCAAAGAAGTTGACGCTGTTTTTGTAGAAGAAATACGCAGTTTACAGAAGACATGCAAAGAAAAGTACTGTGCTCTTGTTCTTCTTGTTCTGTATAACAACGTCATGTGTATCACCGATATACCTGAAACATACATTTCGGAAGAAAAATTTCAACGTGCTCTGCAACTTTGTGGAATTCCGTATGCGTCGCCATTTACCATAAAGGACTCCTTGGAGTCTTTGAATGgactttttgtgaaaaaaattggagacaattttcatttttatcacgACCTTTTTATGGAAGTTACCACTTTTGTGTTTGGGTCAGAGTTTCCTTCAGACATTATAAAATATGCTGATATTGGTATCCTCAGGAACAGAGTAACGATTAAAAATTCTGATGAACAAAACGATCCGCACATCATATATTTGAAACACAAACATAAAGATCTTGGAAAAAGACTTTTCACTGATCTTTTCGGAGAGAGGCTATTAGATGTTATTCTTAACCCTTGTTTAAGAGATGATCAAGTTATTAAGGTTTTTATAGAAGAACTAGAAAATAATCCAGAAAAGTTAGAAATgttactgaaaaaaataaagcctcTTATTCAAAAAGGAGAGTTTTATACAAAACCAAAAGGTATAACTTTCTctaaacttaattttttgaatatagTTAGAGAAATAACGCCTCTTAATGCTCTAATAGTCTTTTGTCACACAGAAATATCAACGCATTGTTTAAATGCTCTACAAAACAGGCAAATAGATCTGAAAGGACATTTACTGTTTTCTTCTGTTTGCTGTAATGGATCATTGGATTTATTCAAAACGTTTTGGGGAGACTGgaatattaagttttttttgaCAGAAAAATGGGGCCCTTTCTATCCTGAGCACACTGCATCCCtgtttcataattttgaaatactgCGTGAGTTGATAAGTTTAGACAACAATATGAGTATGACGTCTTCCAATACTGCTAATATTAGAACTAGCAACATCGGTAGGTCGACTCCACTGATATTAGCAGCTTCAAACAAAACAGGAGAATACGGCAAAAACTACAGAGAAAATTCAAGCGAAACAAAACGCAACGAAACTATAAATATTCTACTCAACAAAAATGCAGAAATCAATCTATGCAATTCCAATGgaaccagtcctctctatatagcttgtcaagggggacatgatagcactgtacaacttctAGTAAGCAATGGGGCAAAGATTAATTTATGCAATGAAGACGGAATCAGTCCTCTCTTTGTAGCCTGTCAAGAAGATCACAGCAGTACAGTGCAACTTTTACTAAACAATGGAGCAGAAATCAATTTATGTGACGAAGATGGAACTAGTCCTCTTTCTATAGCTTGTCAAGAAGGGCATAACATTATTGTGCAAATTTTACTGAGAAATGGACCAGATATCAATTTATGTGACAAAGACGGAACTAGCCCCCTTGTTTTAGCTTGTCAAGAAGGGCACGACAGTATCGTGGATCTTTTattgagtaatggagcagaatTTAATTTATGCGATAACGACGGAACTAGTCCTCTCTTTGTAGCTTGTCAAGAGGGATACGAGAaaactgtacaacttttattgGGTAAAGGAGCAGAAATTAATTTATGCGATGAAAACGGAATTGGCCCTCTATTTATAGCTTGTCAAGAGGGATATGAAAGCACTGTAAAACTTTTACTGAGCGAAGGAGCAGACGTTAATTTATGCGATGAAGACGgaaccagtcctctctatatcgCATGTCAAGAAGGACATGAAAATGCTTTTCAACTTTTACTGAAtaaaggagcagacattaatttaagTGATAAAAACAGAGTTAGTCCTCTGTTTAAAGCTTGTCAAAAAGGGCATGATAACATTGTACAACTTTTATTGAATAATGGTGCACGTGCAGTCATTAATTTAAGCGAGAAGAACGGAATCACCCCTCTTTATGTGGCTTTTGCATGGAGACATAgcaaaatcgtccaaatgttaCTAGAATGTGGCGCAGACACTTCTGTTTTTAATGACTCTGGACCTAATTCCTTTCCAATTGATCCTTACGAGGATTATAAAAACAGGGGGTTTACATTGCAAAGGAATAgcatttttgataacatttttgacTCGGATTCGTATTTTTCCCTATTTCTATTTTCTAAAGTTGAACAAATGATCAGAATTAATGATTGA
- the LOC128179756 gene encoding uncharacterized protein LOC128179756 isoform X2 → MALSKYESTRETTNFARIARAILGPCADVLRDVLTKEISPPELKRELHKYLLNCKTPPISQKQKQLVNNGDYSKFDISLIYFLLRNTCSIPPHPKGWGTPPDPSDKSLSANVERIRFLRNEWGHSTDLSLTEPDFERNWKNIFEIVKDLEGYLGTATVYQDALKKLKICCMDPDSIELYIQKLLIVEQLENDFTNLKEEVEQIKKHVMVEPACPMGTVIYN, encoded by the exons ATGGCCTTATCAAAATACGAATCGACCCGGGAGACTACAAACTTTGCTCGAATTGCCCGTGCTATTTTAGGTCCCTGCGCTGATGTACTGCGAGATGTTCTCACAAAAGAGATATCTCCTCCAGAATTGAAAAGGGAACTTCACAAATACCTTCTAAATTGCAAAACACCTCCAATcagtcaaaaacaaaaacagctCGTCAATAACGGAGATTACTCAAAATTTGACATTTCGTTGATCTACTTTCTCTTAAGAAACACTTGTTCAATTCCTCCCCATCCAAAGGGATGGGGAACCCCTCCAGATCCATCTGATAAAAGTCTGTCGGCAAACGTAGAACGAATTCGTTTTTTAAGAAACGAATGGGGGCATTCAACAGATTTATCTCTTACGGAGCCAGATTTTGAACgaaattggaaaaatattttCGAAATTGTAAAGGATCTGGAAGGTTACCTTGGAACTGCAACTGTGTACCAGGACGCCCTGAAGAAGTTGAAGATTTGCTGTATGGATCCGGATTCAATAGAGctttacatacaaaaattgtTGATTGTTGAACAAttagaaaatgattttaccaaTTTAAAAG AGGAAGTAGAACAGATAAAAAAGCATGTGATGGTCGAGCCAGCGTGTCCAATGGGTACAGTTATCTATAATTAA